In Micromonospora sp. WMMD980, the following are encoded in one genomic region:
- a CDS encoding DUF6289 family protein produces the protein MIRRAIVVAAIAVFVSVVVPGSPAQARACKIDHQCTTYYYSDSSHSTQVGSLYEECDGSRYSSGRRTGYLTFSEIPCRSSR, from the coding sequence ATGATTCGTCGTGCGATCGTCGTAGCTGCCATTGCCGTGTTCGTCTCCGTTGTCGTGCCGGGATCGCCGGCTCAGGCGCGGGCCTGCAAGATCGACCACCAATGTACGACCTACTACTATTCGGACTCATCGCACAGCACGCAGGTGGGCAGCCTCTACGAGGAGTGCGACGGATCCCGCTACAGCTCGGGCCGTCGGACGGGCTACCTCACCTTCTCGGAGATCCCGTGCCGGAGCAGCCGGTGA
- a CDS encoding YibE/F family protein, whose translation MSHVHAGRAASPVRHRLTLLFLIPAVLLTALGMLLLWPHQAAPVEATDEPPRVFGQVRAVTQRPCAQAAGESDEAAGPTTSCGSVSATLTSGRDAGTTVSTDIPTGPGAPRLRIGDEVTLLLLDDPTGDGKSYVVVDFQRSRQLWLLGAAFALAVIAFARWRGVTALAGLAVTFAVLLLFIIPAILDGRSPVLVAVVGSAAIVLTVLYLTHGFATTTSVAVAGTLVSLTITAVLSAVAALGLTSGGCGNCRSGGTTYFQPVVEALNRYNVSVY comes from the coding sequence GTGTCCCACGTCCACGCCGGCCGAGCGGCATCCCCGGTGCGGCACCGGCTGACCTTGCTGTTCCTGATCCCCGCGGTGCTGCTGACCGCCCTGGGCATGCTGCTGCTCTGGCCGCACCAGGCGGCGCCGGTAGAGGCCACCGACGAGCCACCCCGGGTTTTTGGACAGGTCCGTGCGGTCACGCAGCGACCCTGCGCACAGGCAGCGGGAGAAAGCGACGAAGCCGCGGGGCCGACCACCAGCTGCGGATCGGTCAGCGCCACCCTCACCAGCGGTCGGGATGCCGGGACCACCGTCAGCACCGACATTCCCACCGGTCCCGGCGCGCCCCGACTGCGCATCGGAGACGAGGTCACCCTTCTCCTGCTCGACGATCCGACCGGCGACGGCAAGAGCTACGTCGTCGTCGACTTCCAACGTTCCCGACAACTGTGGCTGCTCGGCGCCGCCTTCGCCCTCGCCGTCATCGCGTTCGCCCGTTGGCGCGGGGTAACCGCGTTGGCCGGCCTCGCCGTGACCTTCGCCGTCCTGCTGCTGTTCATCATCCCCGCCATTCTCGACGGCCGGTCACCGGTGCTGGTCGCCGTCGTCGGCTCTGCCGCCATCGTGCTCACCGTGCTCTACCTGACCCACGGCTTCGCCACGACCACCTCCGTGGCCGTCGCCGGGACCCTGGTCAGCCTCACCATCACCGCCGTGTTGTCCGCGGTGGCGGCTCTCGGGCTTACCTCGGGGGGATGTGGCAACTGCCGCAGCGGCGGCACCACCTATTTCCAACCCGTCGTCGAGGCACTGAACCGGTACAACGTCAGCGTCTACTGA
- a CDS encoding CBM35 domain-containing protein — protein MRHLRRGAPIAAAAIFAGTVLAALLAAPTLAATATLQAENGTLTGGATVATDHAGYRGSGFVGGFTDGNKGSARTSFSVANPTAGQHTLSIRYANGTGSAKTLSLYINGTRAQQLSLAATANWDSWQTAGTTATLVAGTNTIAYAFDASDSGNVNLDELSVAPIPAAPAGRLEAESATLSGGTRIEADHPGYTGAGFVGGYTDGNRGSAATTFRVTAATAGNTPLTLRYANGTGSTKTLSLHVNGAMVQQITLPATANWDTWGTQTVTAALNSGANTVAITFDAADTGNVNLDHLAVGTTTTPTTPPTTPPPGTGGLAFEAESSFYSGGPSVATSVGGYSGAGHLTGFSTTGARVVLTPNLPSAGTRATTVRFSNTTGSTRTLSVYANGVRAGQLTLPAGAGWQTVTTNLTLRAGLNTVTLRRDASDSGDVAIDRINVTGAQALAERGATLPYTEFEAENGATNGTVLAADRTYKTIASESSGRRAVQLRATGQYVRFTLTKPANALTVRYSVPDNTNATLSLYANGSHLRDLNLSSRHAWVYGDYPYNNNPADGNAHRFYDESRTLIGDWPAGTVLTLQKDAGDTASTYTIDLIDTEQAVAGTAPSGYTSAPPPGGGDDTAALTNALNSAKSAGKGLWIPTGTYRISSRINVQGVTIRGAGPWHTTLMGTNGKGGFFATGGNVQIFDLAISGDSTVRNDGGDDAAFEGNFGAGSMLQNILVFHSKVGLWADDGTDGLYVIGMRIRDTYADGVNLNGSVRNTRIDQSSVRNTGDDALAMWSEGSPVTNSAFTFNTLQLPMLANTVGVYGGTSNRVTDNLMSDTVVASAGIAVGTRFAPVPLSGTTVIARNTLTRTGGLEPNWNAQLGALWVYADTADITAPIQITDTTIRDSTYAGVLMSWGRTITGTTFDRVTIENTGTYGIVIDNVTGSATFSNTRVSGTPSGGLSNPGSTFTIYRGAGNSGF, from the coding sequence ATGAGGCATCTCCGCCGCGGCGCCCCCATCGCGGCAGCCGCGATCTTCGCAGGCACAGTCCTCGCCGCCCTGCTCGCAGCACCCACCCTGGCCGCCACCGCCACCCTACAGGCCGAGAACGGCACCTTGACCGGCGGTGCGACGGTGGCGACCGACCACGCCGGGTACCGCGGATCCGGCTTCGTCGGCGGCTTCACCGACGGCAACAAGGGCAGCGCCAGGACCAGCTTCTCGGTCGCGAACCCCACCGCCGGCCAGCACACCCTGTCGATCCGCTACGCCAACGGCACCGGCTCGGCGAAGACCTTGTCGCTCTACATCAACGGCACCCGGGCCCAACAGCTCTCGCTGGCCGCCACCGCGAACTGGGACAGCTGGCAGACCGCCGGCACGACCGCGACGCTGGTCGCCGGCACCAACACCATCGCGTACGCCTTCGACGCCTCCGACTCCGGCAACGTCAACCTGGACGAACTCAGCGTCGCGCCCATCCCCGCGGCGCCGGCCGGACGACTGGAAGCCGAGTCGGCGACGCTCAGCGGCGGCACCCGGATCGAGGCCGACCACCCCGGCTACACCGGTGCCGGTTTCGTCGGCGGGTACACCGACGGCAACAGGGGCAGCGCCGCCACCACCTTCCGGGTGACCGCGGCCACCGCCGGCAACACCCCGCTGACCCTGCGCTACGCCAACGGCACCGGGTCGACCAAGACCCTGTCACTGCACGTCAACGGCGCCATGGTCCAGCAGATCACCCTGCCCGCCACCGCGAACTGGGACACCTGGGGCACGCAAACCGTCACGGCCGCTCTGAACAGCGGCGCCAACACCGTCGCGATCACGTTCGACGCCGCCGACACCGGCAACGTCAACCTGGACCACCTCGCCGTCGGCACGACCACCACTCCGACCACCCCGCCCACCACGCCGCCGCCCGGCACCGGCGGCCTGGCCTTCGAGGCCGAGAGCAGCTTCTACTCCGGTGGGCCGTCCGTCGCCACCTCGGTCGGCGGATACTCCGGAGCCGGACACCTGACCGGTTTCAGCACCACCGGCGCGCGGGTCGTCCTCACCCCGAACCTGCCGTCCGCCGGCACCAGGGCCACCACGGTCCGGTTCAGCAACACCACCGGCTCGACCCGTACGCTCTCCGTCTACGCCAACGGGGTGAGGGCCGGGCAGCTCACCCTTCCCGCGGGTGCGGGGTGGCAGACCGTCACCACGAACCTGACGCTCCGCGCCGGGCTCAACACCGTCACCCTGCGGCGCGACGCCAGCGACAGCGGCGACGTGGCGATCGACCGGATCAACGTGACCGGCGCGCAGGCGCTCGCCGAGCGGGGCGCGACGCTGCCCTACACCGAGTTCGAGGCCGAGAACGGTGCCACCAACGGCACCGTGCTGGCCGCCGACCGCACCTACAAGACCATCGCCTCGGAGTCATCCGGCCGGCGTGCCGTGCAGCTCAGGGCCACCGGACAGTACGTCCGGTTCACCCTGACCAAGCCGGCGAACGCGCTCACCGTGCGGTATTCGGTGCCGGACAACACCAACGCCACCCTCTCGCTGTACGCCAACGGCAGTCACCTGCGCGACCTCAACCTCAGCTCGCGACACGCCTGGGTCTACGGCGACTACCCGTACAACAACAACCCCGCCGACGGCAACGCGCACCGCTTCTACGACGAGAGCCGCACCCTGATCGGCGACTGGCCGGCCGGCACCGTGCTCACCTTGCAGAAGGACGCCGGAGACACCGCTTCCACTTACACGATCGACCTGATCGACACGGAGCAGGCCGTCGCGGGAACCGCGCCCAGCGGTTACACCTCCGCGCCGCCGCCCGGCGGCGGCGACGACACCGCCGCGCTCACCAACGCGCTCAACTCGGCGAAATCCGCCGGCAAGGGCCTGTGGATCCCGACCGGCACCTACCGGATCTCGTCAAGGATCAATGTGCAGGGCGTGACGATCCGCGGCGCCGGCCCGTGGCACACCACCCTCATGGGCACGAACGGGAAGGGCGGCTTCTTCGCCACCGGCGGCAACGTCCAGATCTTCGACCTGGCGATCTCCGGCGACTCTACCGTCCGCAACGACGGCGGGGACGACGCCGCCTTCGAGGGCAACTTCGGCGCCGGCTCGATGTTGCAGAACATCCTCGTCTTCCACTCCAAGGTCGGCCTGTGGGCCGACGACGGCACCGACGGCCTCTACGTCATCGGTATGCGGATCCGGGACACCTACGCCGATGGGGTCAACCTGAACGGCAGCGTCAGGAACACCCGCATCGACCAGTCCTCGGTCCGCAACACCGGCGACGACGCGCTGGCCATGTGGTCCGAGGGGAGTCCGGTCACGAACTCGGCGTTCACCTTCAACACGCTGCAGCTACCGATGCTGGCCAACACCGTGGGCGTCTACGGCGGCACCAGCAACCGCGTCACCGACAACCTGATGTCCGACACCGTGGTCGCCTCCGCCGGCATCGCGGTCGGCACCCGCTTCGCGCCGGTTCCGCTCTCCGGCACCACGGTCATCGCCCGCAACACCCTTACCCGCACCGGCGGCCTCGAACCGAACTGGAACGCCCAACTCGGAGCCCTCTGGGTCTACGCCGACACCGCCGACATCACCGCCCCGATCCAGATCACCGACACGACCATCAGGGACAGCACGTACGCGGGTGTCCTGATGAGCTGGGGTAGAACCATCACCGGCACCACGTTCGACCGGGTCACCATCGAGAACACCGGCACGTACGGCATTGTCATCGACAATGTCACCGGCAGCGCGACCTTCAGCAACACGAGGGTCTCCGGCACACCGTCCGGCGGTCTCAGCAACCCCGGCAGCACCTTCACCATCTACCGCGGGGCCGGCAACTCCGGCTTCTGA